In a genomic window of Patescibacteria group bacterium:
- a CDS encoding DUF5671 domain-containing protein encodes MSSTNSAKITFFYLLSLFGLVFAAISSGMILFQVINKLIPDTINYSGRFSAEALSFAISSVIIAMPVYYWMTSLIQKSLKKGELDKNSQLRKWMTYIIIFVSAVVIIISLIVIINNYLNGDLTSKTALKVLTTIVISGVVLSYYLYNIKRIDFEKNIVSKVYFWGSMFLVITILISGFLVADSPAQVRKIKFDTNTVNDLNSIRNGIEEYTRNYGELPKNLESLSSDMLYYLRTETDINNYEYKILSDKEYEICAEFKTNSDDIKDTYINQKEWPHEIGKKCFERKVFLVDIKLKD; translated from the coding sequence ATGTCATCAACAAACAGTGCTAAGATTACATTCTTTTATTTATTATCATTATTTGGCTTAGTTTTTGCAGCTATTTCAAGTGGAATGATTTTATTTCAAGTAATTAATAAATTAATCCCTGATACTATTAATTATAGTGGTAGATTTTCAGCAGAGGCTTTGAGTTTTGCTATTTCATCTGTAATTATAGCTATGCCAGTTTATTATTGGATGACTTCCTTGATTCAAAAGAGTTTGAAAAAAGGAGAATTAGATAAAAATTCGCAATTGAGGAAATGGATGACTTATATTATTATTTTTGTTTCTGCAGTAGTTATTATTATTTCTCTGATTGTGATTATTAATAATTATTTAAATGGTGATTTAACATCTAAAACTGCTTTAAAAGTATTAACCACTATTGTAATCTCTGGAGTAGTTCTTTCTTATTATCTTTATAATATTAAACGGATTGATTTTGAAAAAAATATAGTATCGAAGGTTTATTTTTGGGGTTCTATGTTTTTAGTAATTACAATATTAATTTCTGGTTTCTTAGTTGCTGATTCCCCAGCCCAAGTTAGAAAAATAAAATTTGATACTAATACTGTTAATGATCTAAATAGTATTAGAAATGGTATTGAAGAATATACTAGAAATTATGGAGAGCTACCAAAAAACTTAGAAAGTTTGAGTTCAGATATGTTATATTATCTTAGAACAGAAACAGATATTAACAATTATGAATATAAAATTTTGAGCGATAAAGAATACGAAATTTGTGCTGAATTTAAAACCAATAGTGATGATATAAAAGACACATATATTAATCAAAAAGAGTGGCCACATGAAATTGGTAAAAAATGTTTTGAAAGAAAAGTATTTTTAGTAGATATTAAGTTAAAAGATTAA
- the rplK gene encoding 50S ribosomal protein L11, with product MAKKKIKTTIKLQIQGGKANPAPPVGPALGQHGVNIQDFCAKFNEATKDRMGEVTPAVITIYEDTSFDFILKTPPASELLKKVAGISKGSGKPLTEKVATISRAKLREVAEKKFADLNAYDIESAMKIVEGTARQMGIKIE from the coding sequence ATGGCAAAGAAAAAAATAAAGACAACTATAAAATTACAAATACAGGGTGGTAAAGCAAATCCAGCTCCACCAGTAGGACCAGCTTTGGGTCAACACGGAGTAAATATTCAAGATTTTTGTGCAAAATTTAATGAAGCTACAAAAGATAGAATGGGAGAAGTTACTCCTGCTGTTATTACTATTTATGAAGATACAAGTTTTGATTTTATCCTAAAGACACCTCCAGCATCAGAATTATTAAAAAAAGTTGCTGGGATATCAAAAGGTTCTGGAAAACCCCTAACGGAAAAAGTTGCTACAATATCAAGAGCTAAATTAAGAGAAGTTGCAGAGAAGAAATTTGCAGATCTTAACGCTTATGATATAGAATCAGCTATGAAAATAGTTGAAGGTACAGCTAGACAAATGGGTATAAAAATTGAATAG
- the nusG gene encoding transcription termination/antitermination protein NusG has translation MSKQNENLGLRWYVIHTYSGYEENVKRNLEERIESMSMQDKILDVLIPTETKIKIKNGKRKTVREKIFPGYVLVKMSVTDDSWYVVRNTPNVTGFIGSGTNPTPMSDEEVKSLQKRMGVEEPEYKIDVEKGAGVKIIDGPFKDFEGKVFSIDENHGKIKVLVSMFGRETPVELDFLQVKKV, from the coding sequence ATGTCAAAACAGAACGAAAATTTAGGATTAAGATGGTATGTGATACACACATATTCTGGGTATGAAGAAAATGTAAAAAGAAATCTTGAAGAAAGAATAGAATCTATGAGTATGCAAGATAAGATTTTGGATGTACTTATACCAACCGAAACTAAAATAAAAATTAAGAATGGAAAAAGAAAAACCGTTAGGGAAAAGATTTTTCCAGGATATGTTTTGGTAAAAATGAGCGTAACAGATGATTCTTGGTATGTGGTGAGAAATACTCCAAATGTTACAGGTTTTATTGGTTCTGGTACAAATCCAACACCAATGTCTGATGAAGAAGTAAAAAGTCTTCAAAAGAGAATGGGCGTTGAAGAACCAGAATATAAAATAGATGTAGAAAAGGGTGCTGGTGTAAAAATTATCGATGGACCATTTAAAGATTTTGAGGGCAAAGTTTTTTCTATTGATGAAAATCATGGAAAAATCAAAGTTCTTGTTTCAATGTTTGGTCGTGAAACTCCAGTAGAATTAGATTTTTTACAAGTAAAAAAGGTTTAG
- the secE gene encoding preprotein translocase subunit SecE, producing MINKFVNYIKDSVKELKKVIWPTKKEVIKKTEQVLFVSFMVFIFLGIVDFLLVKGLELIVK from the coding sequence ATGATTAATAAATTTGTAAATTATATCAAAGATTCTGTAAAAGAATTAAAGAAAGTTATTTGGCCTACAAAAAAAGAAGTTATCAAAAAAACAGAGCAAGTATTATTTGTTAGTTTTATGGTATTTATATTTTTAGGAATAGTAGATTTTCTTTTGGTAAAAGGTTTAGAATTAATAGTGAAATAA
- a CDS encoding sigma-70 family RNA polymerase sigma factor: MDQNELDLIQKAKNGNSDAFGNLYDIYIEKIYNFIYYKTYHKETAEDITSSTFLKVFTKLNTFNENKSSFSTWIYTIARNTVIDYFRTQKNNFDIEDIWDLSNDENIDIDVENRIQLEKLREYLKKIDKEKREIIILRVWEGLSYKEISEIIGKTEDNCKMTFSRVIRQLRNDMPIALFITLLINKIL; the protein is encoded by the coding sequence ATGGATCAAAATGAATTAGATCTAATTCAAAAAGCAAAAAATGGTAATAGTGACGCTTTTGGAAATTTATATGATATTTATATAGAAAAGATCTATAACTTTATTTATTACAAAACATATCACAAGGAAACTGCAGAAGATATTACAAGTTCTACATTTTTAAAGGTTTTTACTAAATTAAATACATTTAATGAAAATAAATCTAGTTTTTCTACTTGGATATATACAATAGCTAGAAATACTGTAATAGATTATTTTAGAACACAAAAAAATAATTTTGATATTGAAGATATATGGGATTTATCAAATGACGAAAATATTGATATTGATGTTGAAAATAGAATACAACTGGAAAAATTAAGAGAATATTTAAAAAAAATAGATAAAGAAAAAAGAGAAATTATTATTTTACGTGTTTGGGAAGGATTATCTTATAAAGAAATATCGGAGATTATCGGAAAAACAGAAGATAATTGTAAAATGACATTTTCAAGAGTTATTAGACAGCTTAGAAATGATATGCCGATTGCCTTATTTATAACATTATTAATAAATAAAATATTATGA